The following is a genomic window from Halobacterium sp. R2-5.
GAGCGGCTCCACTTCTCGATGTCGACGTCCTCGGTCTTCTCCGCGAGCTCGGGGAGCCGCACACCGACCTGCTTCGAGGAGAGCCCGAGGTGGTTCGCGATGTTCTTCGCGCGGAAGTACCGCTCGCCCTTCTCGACGCTCTCGTGGAGGAACTCCAGGATTCGGCGTTCCTCGTCGGTGTATTCGTCAGTCATTACCTAGAATCTACGCTCCTCGCCGGTTTATCGCTTTTGCTACCCCCAGGCGTGGATGGCGGCGACGCACAGCGCCGACAGCGTGACGGCGCCGGCGAAGCCGAGTGCGGTCTGGAACTGTCCTGGCGCGACGAGCGTGTACGCCGCCGCGGCGACGGCGAGCAGGCCGAGCGCGAGGCCGACGCCGACGCTCATGTCCGTCTCCTGGGTTGACCCAGTCGTCATGCCTGGGGGTTGCGTCGGGGGTCCCTTAACTGGTTCTACTCGGAGCAGTCCCGGGCCAACAGACTTTCAACGCGGAAGCGCTCGCAGTCCAGCATGGACGTGCGCGCGCTGTTGTTCGGGAGCACACTCCGAATCGCCGTGACCGTCGTCGCCGGCTTCGCGCTGGCGGTCGGCGGCGCGTTCTTCGCGGGCGCGCTCGGCGTGCCGAGCGTCGAACAGGTCGACAACCGCTTCGGGGCGGTCGACGACACGCGGACCGAGATCGAGACCGACGTCGTCGTGCACAACCCGAACCCGGTCGGCGTCCGGCTCGGGGACACGAGCGTGAACTACACGGTGTCGATGAACGACGTGGAGATGGCCCAGGGGAGCAAGGACGGCGTCGGCATCGGCGCCGGGAACTCCACGGTGAACCTGACGACGGACCTCCGGAACGAGCGCATCCCGCCGTGGTGGGTGAGCCACGTGCGCAACGGCGAGCGCACGGACCTCTCGGTGACAGCGACCGCGCACTCCGGGCTCGTCGGGCGGTCGGCGACGTTCCAGGCCGCCGACCGCACCATCGAGACGGACCTCATCGGGCAGTTCAACTCCAGCGAGGACCGTCCCGTGAACGCGGACATGGCGCTCGTCGACGACCCCGTGGCCATCATCCGGCAGACGAACGCCTCGTGGGGCACGGTCACCGAGGAGGAGACGCCCATCGAGTTGGAGTTCGGCGTCTACAACCCCAAGGCCTCGCCGCTGGTCGTCTCGAACATCGGCTACAACATCACGATGAACGGCGTGCCAGTCGGCGACGGCGAGACCGCGGAGACCGAGTCCATCCCGGGGAAGACCTACCGCGTCGTGGAGACGCCGACGGCCATCGACAACCAGAACCTCGACGAGTGGTGGGTGACCCACGTCGAGAACGACCAGACGACGGAGCTCCGCATCGACTTCTACGCGGAGATCGAGCCGCCGGGCTCCTCGGAGACGATTCGCGTGCCGCTTGAGGACCTGACGTACACGCGCACCATCGAGACCGACATGTTCGGGACGAAAGGCGAGACGAACGCCGGTGCGGGCGGCGACACCGACGGGAGCGAGACGACCACCGAGAGCGGGACGACGAGGGAGGAAAGCACGACGAACGGCACGACGAGCGACGAGACGACAACCGAGGACAGCACCACGACCGAGGAGAGTTCGACTACCGAGAGCGGAACGACGGACGACAGTACGACGACCGACGACGGCCTGCTCCCGCGCGTCGCCCGCGCCTGAGCGCCACAGCGAGTGACGCGGTCGCACGGGTGGGACAGATTTTTACGCGGCGACTCGCTTCTCTCGAACATGAACCGGAGTACCCAGGCTCCTGGTCGAGTTCTCCGACTGTGAACAGTCCATCGCCGTCGAGCCAGACGGCGGCGATATCCGGGTCACCGTCGGCGGCGAAACCATCGAGCTCTCCCGCGAGCACGCCGCCGAGCTGCGGGACGCCGTCGGTGACGCGCTGACGAGACGCGAGGAATTCTTCCGCACCGCCTACGAGCACCGCGAGGACGGCAGCTACGTCGTCGAGCGCCGCAGCGCGGACTCGTCGGGCAACTCCACCGTCTTCGACAGCTTCGCGGACGTCCGCCGGCTGTTCGAGCGGCTGCCCGAGACGTTCGGCGCCGAGGACCTCTCGGCGGCCGGCGTCACGGGGTCGCGGCGCCACATGCTCGTGCGGCACTTCGCCGAACACCCGGAGTTCGCGTGCACGCTCGCCTCGCGCAACCCACTGGAGGCGGAGAAGACGGGGTGAACGCCGCGCTCAGTTGATGGTCGTGTGCGCGGACTGCTCGTTGAGCGCGAGGTTCGCGGCGATTTCGGCGTTCCGCATCGCGTACTGGGCGGTCTGCTGGAGGCTCACGAGCACCTCCCGGACTTCCAGGAGGTCGTCGTTTCCCATCTCCGGGAGGTCCGCGAGGATGTCGCCCTCGCGGTCGCCGAGCTCCGCGAACAGGTCCCGGACCTCGACGGTGGCGTCGTAGTTTCGGGTGACGACCGCCTCGACGGCCGCGGCCGTAATCTCGTCGACCTGGTCGGTGAACTCCCGGATGCGCCGCATCGTCGACTGGTCGACGTCGAGGCTGTTGCCCTCCGCGTCGAGGACGATCTCCGCGATGTCCTCGGCGTTGTCCGCGGTGAGCTCCAGGTTCTTCGCGACGGAGCGGTAGCCGATGAGCGGGAAGCCGTCGTCGAGGCCGACGGCGCGCGCGAGGTTCGGGTTCTGGTAGGCGGTGAAGATGAGCCGGAGCAGCAACACGAAGATCTTGTTCGCCTGGCGTTCGCGGTTGAGCGCGCGCTGAGCCATGTCTGGGCTGCCGTGCGCGAGCGCCTTCACGGCCTCCTCGCGCATCGTCGAGCCCGTGCTCTCCAGCCGTTCGAGGAGGTTGTCGAGGTCGAAGTCCTCGGGGTCGACCGAGCAGCGGATGGTGATGCGTTCGGGGGTCTCCTCGACGACGCCGAGGCCCATGAGCTGCGTCTCGGCCTTGTAGACGGCGTTGATGTGCTCGGAGTCGAGGGCGTCCTCGCTCTCGACGTGGATGACGCGGCGGCCGAGGACGTACTGGCCGACGATGGCGCGCTCGACGGCGTCGGCGTCGAAGTTCTCGGTGTGAATCGTGGCTTCCGTCTCCTCGCCGTGCGCGGACTCTGGGGTGACCGTCAGCGAGCCCTTCCCGCTCTCGCGGACGGTGACCTCGTCGCCCTTCTCGACGTCCTGCTTGCGCGCCCACTCCGCGGGCAGCGTCATCGCGAGCGTCGAGGGACCGAGCCGCTGGACTTTCCGGGTTTCCATACGTCCGGAAGGCACTGGAATGGCCTTAATCTTACTCCTCTCTCCTTATACTCGCCTTAAGGTAGGTTCGTTGACCTGGGGGCGAGGGCGGAATCCGGGAGGCTTTTGCCGGCGCCGCCCTTTCAGTTAGGCATGGGTTTTGGTAGCTACGACGAGTCCGAGCAGAAAGACCAGAGCGTGGACACGGACGACGACCGCGGGGTCAACGTCCACGAGAACGACCACGACGGGGACGTGAGCTTCGACACCGACGCCGACAGCGACGAACTCATCAACCAGCTCCAGTCGATGAAAGACGACGACTAACCCGGACCCGACGACTCTCTCTCGGCTCTGCTTCCTACACGACTTTCATCATCCGTTCTTCGAACCGCCCGGTCCTGACTTTCGTCCAGCCGCGCAGCGACTCGTCGACGCCCTCGTCGCCCGTGTCCACCCGAAGCACGCCCGTCTCGTCGAGTTTCCGGGGCGACGCCACGACGCGTACTTCGCTCCGCTCGATGACAGCCGGGGAAATCTGGTGGTTGCCGCGCCCGAACACGAACCCCTGTCCGCCGATGGGCGACACGAGAATCACGTTCTCGTCGCCGAGCGCAGCCAGAATCTCGTCCTCGCTGCCGTCCCGCACGACGAGTTCGCCGTCCCGGTAGACGTCCACGCCGAGCGGCGACCCGTCGACGCCCAGCGCGTCCGCGACGTCGCCGAGCGTGCCGCCCGGACCGAGCACGTACGTCACGCCGGGCTCGACCGCGTCGGCGACGGCCTCCGCGAGCGCGTCCGTGCTGCCCGCGTGGACCTGCTTGGCGGACTGGAGGTCTTCTGCGACCGGTACCTCGACGACTCCCCGCAGGCGCGTGCGTACCTCGCCGCCGCGGTACGCGTCCTCGTCGATGTCGTTGACCTCCCGCGTCTCGGTGTCCTCGAACGCCGCCGCGACTCGGCCCGCGGCCTCCGGGCGCACCGCGAACACCGACGAGTACACTTTCACGCCCGCGGGCACGCCCAGCACGGGGATGTCCGCGTCGAGCTCGTCGAGCGCGCTGGCGACGTCCGTCGCGGTGCCGTCGCCGCCGACGAACAGAATCAGGTCGACGCCGCGCTCGGCGAACGCGCGCACCGCCGCTCGCGTGTCCGCCGCAGTCGTCTCCTCGCCCTCGGGTTCGCCGACGACTTCCGGGTCGAATCCCGCAGCCCTTCCTTCCTCGGCGCCCATCTCGCCGCCGTACGCGAGGATTTCGATGTCGGGCGCGCGCTCCCGGAGCGCTTCGAGGGCGTCCCGCGCACGTTCCGGCGCCCGCGGCTCCGCACCGCGTTCGCGGGCTTCTTCGACCTTCCCGTCGGTCCCCTTCAGGCCGACGCGACCGCCCATCCCCGCGATGGGGTTCACGACGACGCCGACAGTTCGCATACCCGAACTTGGGCGTTCCCGCCGAAAAGCCGTGCGGTCGGGCGCTTCGAAACGTACATGAGCGCGCAACGAACCCGGTAGGACGATGCCGACCCCCGACAGGAATCCCTCTACGACCTCGGGACTCTCCACGCGACCGTGCGGCTGTTCGACACCGGTGTCGTCGTCCACGTCCCGACGAGCGACCGCTCGGGGTACCTCGTTTCGCTCGACGGGGGCGCCGACACGACCGGGCGGGGAGTGGTCGCCGTCGTCCGCGACGCGGTCGGGAACGAACAATTAAGGCCGCCCCGCGGGAACGGTCGACCATGAGCCTCCTGTTGAGTGCCGCGGAGGGCACTGCGTTGCCCATCGGCGTCGTCGGATGGACCGTGACGATTCTCGGACTCGCAATTACGGCCGCGTGGCTCGCCTACCTCTACCGGTAGCCCGAGTCAGACGCGTTCCCGGAACCAGTCGGCGGCCTCGCGGGCCGTCTCCGGGTCCTCGTGCTGTATCTTCACGCGCACACCGTCGCCCGGGTAGCTGCCGACGGTGACGCCGAACTCCGCCTGGATCTCGTCCAGCGGGTCGATCAGCGAGCTCTCCGGGGCGTCGACGTGGACGAACTCTACGTGGCTGGCCGTCCCGTCGAACTCCTCGGCGACGGACTCGAACATCGACTTCATCTCGTCCGGGACGCCCGGGAGCACGTAGACGTTCTCGACGACTGCGCCCGGCGCGACGCCCTCGTCGTTCTCCAGCAGCCGCGCGCCCGCCGGGAGCGACGCCGTGCCGTCCGTGAGGTCGGCGAACTGGTAGCCGTCGTGGGACTCGAAGTACGCCACCGCGTCGTCGTGCTGGACGACCTCGCGGTCGAACGCCGCCGCCACCCCGTCCAGCGTCACGTCGTCGTGGGTCGGACCGACGCCGCCCGTGACGACGACCGCGTCGTAGCGGTCGGCGAGCGTCGCCACTTCGGTCGCGATGTCGCCGCGCTCGTCGGGAACGACGACGACGCGCTCGACGGTCGCGCCGCGCTCGGTGAGCCGCGCGCCCAGCCACG
Proteins encoded in this region:
- a CDS encoding LEA type 2 family protein; its protein translation is MDVRALLFGSTLRIAVTVVAGFALAVGGAFFAGALGVPSVEQVDNRFGAVDDTRTEIETDVVVHNPNPVGVRLGDTSVNYTVSMNDVEMAQGSKDGVGIGAGNSTVNLTTDLRNERIPPWWVSHVRNGERTDLSVTATAHSGLVGRSATFQAADRTIETDLIGQFNSSEDRPVNADMALVDDPVAIIRQTNASWGTVTEEETPIELEFGVYNPKASPLVVSNIGYNITMNGVPVGDGETAETESIPGKTYRVVETPTAIDNQNLDEWWVTHVENDQTTELRIDFYAEIEPPGSSETIRVPLEDLTYTRTIETDMFGTKGETNAGAGGDTDGSETTTESGTTREESTTNGTTSDETTTEDSTTTEESSTTESGTTDDSTTTDDGLLPRVARA
- a CDS encoding phosphate uptake regulator PhoU — encoded protein: METRKVQRLGPSTLAMTLPAEWARKQDVEKGDEVTVRESGKGSLTVTPESAHGEETEATIHTENFDADAVERAIVGQYVLGRRVIHVESEDALDSEHINAVYKAETQLMGLGVVEETPERITIRCSVDPEDFDLDNLLERLESTGSTMREEAVKALAHGSPDMAQRALNRERQANKIFVLLLRLIFTAYQNPNLARAVGLDDGFPLIGYRSVAKNLELTADNAEDIAEIVLDAEGNSLDVDQSTMRRIREFTDQVDEITAAAVEAVVTRNYDATVEVRDLFAELGDREGDILADLPEMGNDDLLEVREVLVSLQQTAQYAMRNAEIAANLALNEQSAHTTIN
- a CDS encoding DUF5786 family protein, whose translation is MGFGSYDESEQKDQSVDTDDDRGVNVHENDHDGDVSFDTDADSDELINQLQSMKDDD
- a CDS encoding ATP-NAD kinase family protein, giving the protein MRTVGVVVNPIAGMGGRVGLKGTDGKVEEARERGAEPRAPERARDALEALRERAPDIEILAYGGEMGAEEGRAAGFDPEVVGEPEGEETTAADTRAAVRAFAERGVDLILFVGGDGTATDVASALDELDADIPVLGVPAGVKVYSSVFAVRPEAAGRVAAAFEDTETREVNDIDEDAYRGGEVRTRLRGVVEVPVAEDLQSAKQVHAGSTDALAEAVADAVEPGVTYVLGPGGTLGDVADALGVDGSPLGVDVYRDGELVVRDGSEDEILAALGDENVILVSPIGGQGFVFGRGNHQISPAVIERSEVRVVASPRKLDETGVLRVDTGDEGVDESLRGWTKVRTGRFEERMMKVV
- a CDS encoding molybdopterin-binding protein; translation: MQVAVVTVGDELLVGDTENTNATWLGARLTERGATVERVVVVPDERGDIATEVATLADRYDAVVVTGGVGPTHDDVTLDGVAAAFDREVVQHDDAVAYFESHDGYQFADLTDGTASLPAGARLLENDEGVAPGAVVENVYVLPGVPDEMKSMFESVAEEFDGTASHVEFVHVDAPESSLIDPLDEIQAEFGVTVGSYPGDGVRVKIQHEDPETAREAADWFRERV